DNA sequence from the Candidatus Methylacidiphilales bacterium genome:
CGATGCCGATGTTTTTGGGCATCCGCACGACCTGCTTGAAATCCTCCACCGAGAGCGTGATGCCCATGCCAAGCATGATGATGCCCAGGCCCCAGACCACGAGGGATTGCCCGGCGGGCTTCCATTCAGAAAACCACCGGAACCACTCCGGGTGGACCAGCGCCAGGATGCCACCGGTGGTCACCCAGAGGGGGAAGGTATTGGCGAGCAGGGTGAATAGTCGGGTCGTCATGGTTGCGTCAGGAAACAACACTTCAGCAGGATAGCCTCCGGATGGGAACAAGTGCCGAGCCCTCTCTGGTCTCCAGGGCCTGCAAATCCACCCGGAAGACACGGTTCAGGAGGTCGGTCTGGAGAAGTGCCTCCGGGGCCCCGGTCCAAAGCCTCCTGCCGGCATCCAGAAGGGTGAGGGTGGTGCAATACCGCAGGGCCAGGGAGAGGTCGTGCATGACCACGGTGACGAGACGACCCGGCTCGGTCGCGATCGCCCGGAGCAACTCCATCACCTGTAATTGGTGATAAAGGTCGAGCCCGGCCAGGGGTTCGTCGATGAGGAGCACCCGGGGTTGACCGGCGAGGACCCGGGCGAGAAAAACCCGGGCGCGTTCACCGCCCGAGAGTTCGGTCACGGGGCGGGTGCGCAGGGACCGGGTGTCGGTCTCCTCCAGGGCGCGTTCCACCGCCGCATGGTCATGAGAAAGCAGGGCGCTGGAGCTACCCTGATGGGGAATACGGCCGAGTTCGACCAGGCGTTCCACCGTGAGGGGCCAGTGGCAGGTGCCATTTTGCGGAAGGTAGCCAGCGGTGCGGGCGCGGGTGGCGCGGTCGATCCGGGTCCAGTCGGTGCCATCGAGGGACAGGTTTCCCTCTTGTGGCGGCACCAAGCCGGCCAGAACACGGAGGAGGGTGGTTTTTCCCGCGCCGTTGGGGCCGATCAAACCGTGGAGGCCTCCCGGTGCCAGATGGAAATCGACTTCATGGAGTACGGCCAGCTTTCCAAAGCGGACGGTGAGTCCGGTGGTTTGAAATCCGGTGTTCACGGCAGGGTTTTCCTGAGTTTGAAGATGAGGGCAAAGAAAAAAGGTGCGCCGATGAGCGCGGTCAACACCCCGAGTTTGATCTCCACGTTGGAGGGGGTGGGGATGAGCCGCGAGACGATATCGGCAGCGAGAACCAGAATGGCTCCGCCGAGCGTTGAGGGAAAAAGGAGGCGTCCGGGGTCGTTTTTGGTGAAGGGCCGCAGGAGGTGGGGCACAACGAGTCCGACAAAGGCGATGCTGCCCGCAGCGGCGCAAACCGGCCCGACCGCCAGGGCGGTGCCGAGGATAACACGGAGACGCAGATTGGCGAGACCGATGCCGAGAGTGGCCGCCGTATCGTCACCCAAGGCCAGCGCCTGGAGCCCGCGCCGTGTGCCAAGCAGGAGGAAAAAACCCACGGCGCAGAACGGGGCGGCCAGAGTGATTTGGTTCCAGCCGGTGTCTTTGACCGAACCGAGGAGCCAGAAAACGATTTCCATCACCGCATAAGGATTGGGGGCCAGGTTGAGGGCCAGCGAGGTCAGGGCTGCCGTGAGCGCGGCGATGGCCGACCCGGCGAGCACGAGGGTTTGCACGTCGCCCCCGCGTCCCGCCAACCAGACCACGAGCAGGGTGGTGACGGTGCCGCCCACCAGCGCGGCCACGGGAAGCCCCCAAGGCCAGGCGAGGGTGAATCCGGAATAGATGGCGAGGACCGCGGCCAGCGTGGCTCCTCCAGTGATGCCGAGGATGCCGGCATCGGCCAGGGGATTGCGCGTATATCCCTGCAGCACGGCTCCCGCCAATCCGAGCATGGCCCCGGCCAACAGGGCCAGTGCGGTGCGGGGGGCGCGGATCTCCCAAAGAATGGATTGATAGGCCCCGGCTTCCGGGCCGGAAAGCAGGACGGGCCAGCGCCAGGGGGGAAAAAACACTTCGCCGATTCCGATGGAAAGAACCACCAATCCGGCCAGAAGACCTGTCAGGCCCAGCAAGAGCGTCCGGTTGTGGTGATGGGTGGGCGGATTCATGGCTTGGTCTGCCGCCGGAGATTTTCCGAGACGGATGGCATGAGATGAGTGGCGGAAAGCAGGTCGGCCAGCCGCACCACGTGGATTTCCGCGGCAAGCGAACGCAACGCGGGATGATCGCGCAGTCGCGATGCCAACGTGGGCCGGTCGGTGAGGTAGCGGGTTTCAATGACCGCATCCGGGGGATGGAGGACAAGCGACTCCAGCGAAATGGAACCCGAACCGGAAGGAATCCATCCGGCATCACGGAGTATTTCGCGCATGAGGTGGTCATCGCCATGGTGAAAACCCTGTTGGCCGAGCCAGACGGCGGTGCCGCGCGGAGGGAGATTCGGATCGCGCAGGGCGGCCAATCGGGCATTCATGCGCTCGATGAGGGCTTCTCCTTTTTCAGATTCGCCCACGGCCCGGGCCAGATCGCGGACGGCGGATTCGATTTCGGCGTAACGTTGGGCCAGGAGCACACGGTGGGTGCGGATTCCAGTGCGTTCGATCAATTGCAAGGTGCGATCCTGGCCCCAAGCGGTGCCGACAACGAGGTCGGGTTTGAGGGGCAGAATTTCCTCGGCATGTCCCCGTGTTTTGGGGAATGCCCTGGCTCTCTCGGCGACCGGGGAGGTATCCGGGTCGGAGGCCAGCCAAGAGAGGGCGGTGATTCGTTCAGGTTCAACCAGATCGAGCAGGATGATGTCGGAGACCAGATTGATCGAGACGATATGCCGGGGGCTGGCGGGAGAACCGTGGACGTAAGGCGGTGGACAGAGAACGGTGAGCCAAGTCAGCGGGCAAAGGAATAAACTGCACAGACGTCGCACCCTTGAAGGGTAGAAGTTCGGTCATGGGGATTCAACGCGGGAATTAGGCCCATGGGGGGACAACCTTTCCGCCGAGCCTCCCGGTGGCATAGGGCCCGTTTCTCCAAGAAAATGTAGCGTTCAATCATCAAAGCACACTCATGGGGCCCGATAGGTCAGGCAGCGATTGGTCCAACCGGGCAGCCAACGTTTTTCACCACGCTCCGGGGGGCTGAGAGCGACGCGTTGGGTGAGGACATGAATGGCGGACGCTGAGAATTCATCCAGGGCCGGAGGTCCGGGTTCAGTGCCTTTCATGTTCTGAAGGACTTGCAACAGTCCCCATCCTTTCCCTTGATATCTTTCGCTCGGCTTCACGCCTTCGCCTTTGAAATTGACGTAATCCACCAAAACATAGGCCCCATGGGGATGGGCGGCCACGCGGTTGAACTGCTTCTCCACGGACGCGCGTTCGTTGTCAGGAAGCGAGGCCAGCATCAAGGGGAGGGCGTTTTTCAGACGTTGGGCGGCAAAGCGGGCCTGGAGGCCGACGGTATCCTTGAGGAAGATGCGCAGGCTGGTCATTTTCTCGGAATGTCTGTCGGCTTCAAAGGCCTCGCGCGTCATCCAGGGGCAATCCGGGGTGTCGAGCACCCACTGGGGGATTTTGGCCCCCGACTGGGCGACGAAGGCCAGCAGCTTGGGGAAGCTTTCCTCGAAGGGCCCATCCTGACCGGGTGGATACCAGATGAAATGACCGATGCCGAGGGAGGCGAAGGTTTCCCCCTTGTTCCAGGAAGTGAGGCCCTCGATGGTGCCGCCGCATTCATTCTGCCAGAGCAGGCGGCCGACACGGTCGGCTTCGGCGGAACTCAACTCAAACGCGTGGAGGCCAAAAGAAAGGGGAAGCAGGCACAAGCCCAGGAGCAAGTGGAGGCGATGATTCATGAGAGGGATTGGTTGATGAGTTGGTATTCTTCTGGCGTGCCAAGGTCGTGCCAGCGGCCTTCGTTGATGACCACACCCCGGGGTGGATGACCGTCGCGGATGCATTGCTGCCAGATCGGGATGATGGAGACGATCTCTCCCGGTGGGATGCGGTCGAGCAGCGAGGGTTCGATGAGGTAAATGCCGGTGAACAGGCAAAGGCGCTCGCCGGGTGTGGGTTCGGTGCGGCGAAAATCCGTGATCTTCCCTGCGGTATCGAGGGAGACCTTGCGGGGTTCTCCACTTTGGCGCAGGACGAGGGTGGATTCAGCCGGGTGGGCGGCATGGTGTTCGATCAACTTCGCCAGGGGCAAATCGGTGAGGATGTCGCCGTTGTAAATGAGGAGGGGTTCATCGGGTTCGAGCAGATCCTGGATGTTCTTGATACCGCCGCCGGTTTCGAGGAGCACGGGTTCGTGACGGAAGACGAGGGGAATGCCGCGGTATGTGGCATCGGGGAAGGCTTCCGGCCAGCGCTGGGCTGCGTGGTGGGTGTTGACGAGGATGCGACGGATTCCAGCCTCGATGAGATGATCGAACGCCCGGGTGACCATCGGGCGGCCTCCCAGGGGCAGGAGCGGTTTGGGGCAGTCGGCGGTCCACGGGCGGAGGCGGGTGCCGAGGCCGGCGCCGAGGACAAAGGCGGTGGTGGGTGGTTTCAACATTCCCATCCAACCCATGCACGATGGTTTTGCAAAGCAAACTTCCTTGCGCCATGGTGGACCGCCATGACCCACAGCGAGGAGCAATTGATTGGATGGACGCGGAGCCGGCTGAACTGGGGCGAAAACCGTCCGGTCGACCTGGTGCCCATTTTCAAGGGCGGCTCGGATCGGCGCTTTTTTCGTGTTTTGGCGGGTGAGGACAGTTGCATCCTGATGGCCTATGGTCCCGACAAGGAGGAAAACCAGTATTACGCCCGCATCGGGCAGTTCCTCCACGGCCTCGGGGTGCGTGTTCCGCGGGTCCTGGCCCACGACGCGCCGGAGCGCCTGGCCTGGATGGAAGATTTGGGGCCGGTGGATCTCTTCGCTTTCCGCGAAAAGACCTGGGATGAGCGTCGGGGCCTTTATCTCGACACCCTGCAACAAGTGGCCCGCCTCCATGAACTCGGTCATGCGGCGGCCCGGGACGAAGGTTTGCCCATGATGCCGGGATTCGACGAAAAGCTGTATGCGTGGGAACGGGATTATTTTTACAACGAATTCGTCGGTGGGGCCTGTGGCATCGATCTGACCGCCGCCGACCGCGCGGCCTTGGAGGCGGAATTGCGTCCATTGGCCGAAGCCCTCATCCGCCAGCCGGTGGAATTGGTCCACCGCGATTTCCAATCGCAGAATGTCATGGTCCGGGACCGGCAATGCCACCTGATTGATTTCCAGGGCATGCGCACCGGGACGGGTTTCTACGATCTGGCT
Encoded proteins:
- a CDS encoding phosphotransferase yields the protein MTHSEEQLIGWTRSRLNWGENRPVDLVPIFKGGSDRRFFRVLAGEDSCILMAYGPDKEENQYYARIGQFLHGLGVRVPRVLAHDAPERLAWMEDLGPVDLFAFREKTWDERRGLYLDTLQQVARLHELGHAAARDEGLPMMPGFDEKLYAWERDYFYNEFVGGACGIDLTAADRAALEAELRPLAEALIRQPVELVHRDFQSQNVMVRDRQCHLIDFQGMRTGTGFYDLASLLYDPYVALAKNEREDLLADYRGMRSGLPSGDDCLRLLRAAALQRLMQALGAYGFLGLKKERAVFLAHIAPALARLGEVVGGLDGLKRMPALLEQCREARGLANE
- a CDS encoding ABC transporter substrate-binding protein, translating into MRRLCSLFLCPLTWLTVLCPPPYVHGSPASPRHIVSINLVSDIILLDLVEPERITALSWLASDPDTSPVAERARAFPKTRGHAEEILPLKPDLVVGTAWGQDRTLQLIERTGIRTHRVLLAQRYAEIESAVRDLARAVGESEKGEALIERMNARLAALRDPNLPPRGTAVWLGQQGFHHGDDHLMREILRDAGWIPSGSGSISLESLVLHPPDAVIETRYLTDRPTLASRLRDHPALRSLAAEIHVVRLADLLSATHLMPSVSENLRRQTKP
- a CDS encoding ABC transporter ATP-binding protein — encoded protein: MNTGFQTTGLTVRFGKLAVLHEVDFHLAPGGLHGLIGPNGAGKTTLLRVLAGLVPPQEGNLSLDGTDWTRIDRATRARTAGYLPQNGTCHWPLTVERLVELGRIPHQGSSSALLSHDHAAVERALEETDTRSLRTRPVTELSGGERARVFLARVLAGQPRVLLIDEPLAGLDLYHQLQVMELLRAIATEPGRLVTVVMHDLSLALRYCTTLTLLDAGRRLWTGAPEALLQTDLLNRVFRVDLQALETREGSALVPIRRLSC
- a CDS encoding nucleotidyltransferase family protein: MLKPPTTAFVLGAGLGTRLRPWTADCPKPLLPLGGRPMVTRAFDHLIEAGIRRILVNTHHAAQRWPEAFPDATYRGIPLVFRHEPVLLETGGGIKNIQDLLEPDEPLLIYNGDILTDLPLAKLIEHHAAHPAESTLVLRQSGEPRKVSLDTAGKITDFRRTEPTPGERLCLFTGIYLIEPSLLDRIPPGEIVSIIPIWQQCIRDGHPPRGVVINEGRWHDLGTPEEYQLINQSLS
- a CDS encoding iron ABC transporter permease, which produces MNPPTHHHNRTLLLGLTGLLAGLVVLSIGIGEVFFPPWRWPVLLSGPEAGAYQSILWEIRAPRTALALLAGAMLGLAGAVLQGYTRNPLADAGILGITGGATLAAVLAIYSGFTLAWPWGLPVAALVGGTVTTLLVVWLAGRGGDVQTLVLAGSAIAALTAALTSLALNLAPNPYAVMEIVFWLLGSVKDTGWNQITLAAPFCAVGFFLLLGTRRGLQALALGDDTAATLGIGLANLRLRVILGTALAVGPVCAAAGSIAFVGLVVPHLLRPFTKNDPGRLLFPSTLGGAILVLAADIVSRLIPTPSNVEIKLGVLTALIGAPFFFALIFKLRKTLP